The DNA sequence AATGCATCAACTCTCTCGTTTATTTCCGGGAACCCGAAAGATAAAACAGCGCACACCTACGAGCTGCTGACTGACCTGGTACAGAGCCGACCAGAATGATGACAGCTTGTTATCTCTGCGGGGCCGGCGGGCTCTGACCCAGTCTGACACTCTGATAGCAGGCCACTTAGCCTTGTGCTTCTCATAAAACCTCCGCTTCATGGAACTCTGTTGTTTCTTGACGCGAGACGTGACTGCTGCTGGGCATGGCCATGGGCCCGCAGCCATTGGTGGACGGAGTCTTGAAAGGGGAAGCTCAAGCTCCCTTTTCAGCAGGAAGTTGACCACAGCAGCAGAGGTAACCGTACCCATGGGAGCCACCTCAGGCCACTTGAAGTGCAATTCGTAGACCACCACGAGGAACCTCTGGTGGTGTGGCACATTGTACAGCTCACCACAGATATCAAGCTGCAAGTGGTCCCATGGTGCAGACGACCAGTCTACTGGCTGTAGTGGAGTTGAAGCGGGTGGCCCAGTCTTCCCACTGGTGAGGCATGCTGCACAGGAGCAGATGAGTCCCTCCAGGTCACGGCCCATGGCGGGCCACCACACCATGTCACGGCACCTTTGTTTGGCTTTGACGATGCCGAGGTGTCCTTCATGTGCCATTTGCAAGACGCACCCTCTGAGGGCCACTGGGATGACAGCACAGAGGCCACGTGCGATGCAGCCCTCACCCCAGCATGACAGTTCATGCTTCACTCGATAGTATGGCTCCAGTTCTGGTGGGACGCGGGCAGGCCAACCGTGTCTGATGTAATCACAAAACATGCTGAAGACGGGCTCGGCTGCTGAGGCGGACTCCAGATCATGGAGGGAGGCCGTGTCCTTCAGTGGTGAGTGGACCAGGTGCACtacctcctcctcatcctctggAGAGACAGCAGAGCACTGGGTGGTGGCAGAGCAGGATAGAAAATCTGCTACCACATTAGTCTTGCCAGGCATGAATTGTAGCTGAAAGTCATACTGCTGCAGGCGGTCTGACCATCTGTAGAGGCGAAGGGGCCTGTGTCCTCCACCTGAAGTGGACATCAGGGCTGTCAGGGCCTGGTGGTATGTCCGTAGGGTAAAAGACCGTCCGTACAGGTACAAATGCCACCTCTCCCACACCCAAATGCAGGCGAGGGCCTCCATCTCACCCACTGAGTATTTCTGCTCGGTGGGGCTGAGTGCCCGGGAGGTGAAGGCTACGGGCCTCTCCACGCCATCATGGAGCTGTGACAGAACGGCGCCCAGAGCCACAGCAGACGCATCACAGGTCACGAATGTAGGGCAGTCCAGCTGGAAGTGGGCCAGGATTGGAGACGTGATGAGGAGGTGCTTCAGTTCGTCGAAACCTGCCTGGCATTCAAGAGTCCAGACCCAGGAAGCATCCTGCCTGAGCAGCATCCTCAGCCGACTCTCCGGGTGCAGAGGAATTTGTAGGTAGCCCTGACGTAAGTCCAACTTAGAAAAGACCCGGGAGCCGTAGAAGTGGGTCGTGAGTTCTTCTGTCGTCGGGAGAGGGTACTTGTCAGGCACCACTGCTTTGTTGACCTGGCGAAGGTCGACGCAGACTCTCAGTCCACCTGACTTCTTCCTGGCGATGACGAGGTTGGACACCCACGGAGAGGCGTCAATGGGTTCTATGATGCCATCAGCCTGGAGGCGTTGGAGCTCCTGTGTAACGCCGTCCCTCAGAGCCAGGGGCACACGCCGAAGGGGCTGGACCACGGGAGGCACGCTGTGGTCCAGGAGCggtttgtgtgtgaatgaggTGAGGCACCCAAGGCCATTGAACAGTTCAAGCCGGCTTTGTTGCCAAGGGGAATCCACTTGTAGTATTCGTGTTCCGTTGTTGTCCTGTAGGGTGAAGGTCAAGTCCCATGATGTTCTTGCCGCGGCACGTAATGTGGAATGGGAAGCGGTCCACGGCTGTAGAGGTGTAGCGAACTGGGAGGTAGAGTTGACCGACAACGTCGATTTTGCTGCGGCCGTAGCCACAGAGAGCAGTGGATgggggctgcagctgtctgTTTGGGAAGAGTAGGTTACAGGTGTCAACATTCAACAGTGACACCTTGGCCCCAGTGTTGAGGAGAAGAGGGACATAGCAGCCATCCAGGTATAGGGGGCACCTGGAGAAGGTCCCTGGGTGCCTATGGTGCGCACTGGCACCGCTGGGTCATGTGACTGTTCACATGACCGGAGCAGACCGGCACCATTTAGCAAAGTGGTTAGGTTTCTGACAGCGTCTGCACGTTTGGCCCCTAGCAGGGCAGTCCTGGGCCCTTGTGGCATGACGGGTGGAGCCACAATTCCCACAGTGTCTCTGCTGGCGTGTTTGCTGGGGGCGCGCCACCTGTATAGCAGCAGGGTCGGCCAGGTTGTCTGAGCTTGATAGCTGTTGCGCTGGCTGTTCCATAACGGCAGTATGAGACTTGTTTTCTGCTATTTTAGCAGCACATTGAGTTGCTGCCTCCACTTGTAAGGCGAGTGTTAGTGCATCATCAAGTGACAATGTTTCATCTTTGAGTAACAACTCCTCCTGAACTCTGAGATTAGACGTTTTTTCAATGAGCTGGTCTCGAATAAGTTCATGCCTCATGACGCCGAAATTACAGCGCTGTGCTAAGGCTTTTAAATCTGCTACAAACTGCCTAGCAGACTCACCAGGACGGTGACATCTTTGTCTGAACTCCAGCCGCCGAAAAAGGATGTTCTGTGACTTCACAAAATGTCCAGTCAAAGCTTCAATGACAGCATTGTAAGTGTCCAGAGTACCATCAAGCGTGTTGAAAATCCTGTTCCCCTCCACTCCCAGCAAGTGCAGTAGGATAGCGCGCTTCCTCACGCTAGCAGTATTATCCAATCCAATGAATAAAAGGTACAGTTCAAAAGACGTTTTCCACTGATTCCAAGGAACGACAGGGAGGGGAAGAAAACATTCCGGAGGTGGCAGAGAGAAAACCGGGGCATCAGCCATCCTTGTCGCCAATGTTATGTTGCTAAAATAACGACTAGTCTCAACTTGTAATGCATCAACTCTCTCGTTTATTTCCGGGAACCCGAAAGACAAAACAGCGCACACCTACGGTGGCCTCTCAGTGTCAAAAATGTGTAACGTAAAACAGTCATCCTGAATAATATAAATAGAACTGTATAAATGTATACTCCATGTATTACATGAACACAACATTGGGATAATCCACAGATCCTACTGTGGAGAGTATTTGTAAATGCTACCTCATTCAGAAGAATGTTTCTAATAGCTGTTGACCGTgaggtctgtgtctgtgtgaggcATGTAGGAGGAATGAGAGGCGTTCATACACCAGTGTGAGTTCATTCTCTTCTGCCTGTTACAATAATAAAGCAGCTCACGTGTCTTTCCCTGCAGGTTTTCTCCATGGTGGTGTTCAGCTGCATCGTGAACGAGGGCTACATCAACATCGGCAGCGAGCGTTTGCTCTGCGTCTTCAACAACAACGCTGATGCCTGTAACTACGGTGTTACCGTGGGCGTGGCCTGTTTCCTTGGCAGCATCTTTTTCCTAATTCTGGACATTTACTTCCCCTCCATCAGCAGCGTCAAGGACAGAAGACGGGCTGTCCTGCTGGACCTCGTTTTCTCTGGtacataatatacacacaaaaatacagtggtggaaagtaaccaactacatttactcaagtactgtacttaagtacagttttcTGCTGCTTTACACTGGtactacaattcagagacaaatattgtacttttaactctatatttatttgatatatttatcaaatattacatatttattttgaCGTAAccagttactttgcagattctgaATAATAGTAcaacatataaataaaacatttattagaATGTAATATTATAGATTAAGGTCAAATGTTATTGATCCCTAATTTCACAAGCTACCCAACAGATAAAGTTTATACTGCAGTTCAAATTAGctcattaatgcatcaataattataattcaataatataatatgattctGAAATGGGTCACTTTGCATAATGAGTACTATTTGGTTCTAGAAGAATATCAAAGAAATAGGAGATAATTCAAGtaaattctgattctgattcagaaAAAGCTCTCTTAAAAATTAAAAGATGATGCACATTACCTTTTTTCTTGCCCCACCTATCCCGCCTCCAGGTCTTGCTAGCTTTCTGTGGTTCGTTGGCTTCTGTTTTCTGGCCAATCAGTGGCAGGATACCTCTCCAGACGAGCTGCCATTGGCCCAGGGCTCCGACGCTGCTAGAGCCACCATCgctttctgcttcttctccATCCTGACCTGGGTCTGTATTTTTATACCTGTGTGTCTAAAACCACAACATCTAGGCACAGCTGTCTcagtgaatttgtgtgtgtgtgtgtgtgtgtgtgtgtatgtgtgtgtgtgtgtgtgtgtgtgtgtgtgtgttttcatcaccttcatgtttgtatgtgtgtgtatttcagggtTATCAGTGTCTGCAGGCAATGAACAGATTTAGGGGCATTTCCTTCATGGAGGACAAGCAGAGACTCCTGCCAAAGAGCCCTCCCACCCTCTCCCTAgtctagcacacacacacacacacacacacacacacacacacacacacacacacacacacacacacacacacacacacacacacacacacacacacacttacttcaTTTCACCACTCCCTTCATACCTTCCCATCAAGATGCTCAGTGCAATAAGCTGTGATCCACTCTTATgtattactgtaaacaaaaactgCAAAAACTCAGTGTTAGTTTTGAATAACAGACATACAGATTCTTAGAAAAATGGAAGGGATAAAATCACATCTCTGTCTTTACTATAATCAATACATGGTCATGATTttgtggtggcctaaaggtaaGAGTTTCCTGAGTTTGAGCCACTGACCAGCAGGATAAATGtaggtggggaaagtgaaagacacaTTCATTACAAGCAttaaggtgcccttgagcaaggcccttaaccccgaACCGCTCCAGTTGAGCTGCTCAGTAGCCAACAGGTCAGACAGTGGCAGTTTCCAGGTGTGAAATGTGTGTCATGACTGTGGGGTTGTTTACAGATTGTTCCTGAAAAAGAGCTGCTCTCAACGAAACTTTCCTGGTTTTGCAATGCCAGATAGCACTGCCAGTCACACAGAGGCCGACAGATTTATTATCCATTGACAACTCAATGGAGGCTGTTGAAACAATTTTTACCACCAAACCAATAGCAGCCATTTATCTCACTGTCAGAGGACAAGGAAAGGATAAGCTGTAATTGTGTCAAGGATTTGCAGCATGTTACAAAAGACTCTTTTTATAGTCTGCCAAGTCAGTTTTTCTCCCTATAGTTCTGCAGTAAATTGTTCTGCAATAGATTTATAGTACGTGACAGAGAGCCAAATCAATGTTACTTTAACTTTGGCTTCTCACTCTCAGGGAAAGTCTCCTGATTTTACACAGTAAAGTTGGTTTACTAATCATGAGCCCGTGAAAACTGTTTTATAATCTCAAGTCAAGTCCATTTTTTAATACAGCCCAATTTCACAAACCACATATTTGCCTTAAGGGCCTTTACAGTCAGTACAGCACACGGCTCCCTCTGTCCTGGGACCCTCGATTATAATGTTTTCTGGCTTTTTAACATCTAAGAGATCttctcagagttactgcagggggttactaaattattgttgtttttgtttaaagttttttcaaaaatttaaatgtcttaacatgaatccaacctATTATTATAAGCAAATCagtctatttgtgaaaaaaactcattgatgataggcttactagcatataggtaaggtagtcatcCACATGTACAGTTATTCCTAAAGATCTAACGTTAATGTGCCacatttagaataaaacatgatttataaaatcaggccaacagtttttttaatttgaatagCTTTGCAGTCTTTAAGCCAcccacatgttattgtaggtccagtttattatgcaacttaattttatacaatatatgtagtagggggtccctgatccgtctctctgtctcagttcaggggtccttggcttaaaaaacgttgaaggcCCCTGATCTAAGATATTACCTGAATAATGTCATCAGGGGTGTTTCACTGACTAATATTTAACATAAACATCTGCCTTGATAACTGGGGGCATGGAGTTTTAAAGACGAGGGTATTTAGCAAGAAGGGAGAGTATAATGCTATATAAGATGCTCTAAAGTTGCATTATTGGAAATTGAGGATCCAGCATGTTTGCAGTATAACCCATACTAAGAAAAGTCAGCATATCTTGGTCTCTTCATTCAAGCCTCTTTTTAAtcctcctttttgttttgtgtatcaGCACTTTTAACCAAACTGTGCACGTTTCCAGGTTTACGTAACAGCTCTTTTCCACTGCAAGGACTtgctgaaatgtaatgtaacatgtaAACATCGTCAACGGTTTTGCTTTTGTTTCCTTTGTTCTGTTCACTTTGGGGACGAGAACTCAATTTTGGAACTGCTCAGGAGATTATAATAAATTCCTTTCATGAGTTGCCGTCAGCGCTGTCATTTGTGATCAAGCTAGCAGATGTGTTCTTACATTACAACAAGgacaacaaacaacaataaCCCCCATTTTACCACTGAATCTTGTATTTAATACCACAATCATCAACAATGGAGAACGGTTTTCAGAAAGCAAGAGCAGGAGTCAGAGATTAGCTACCAGTGAAAAGGTGCACCAGAAGATTTCTTAGAGTCTGGCAGAAATGTGAATGCGACACACAGCCAAACAgtgcaaagaaagaaattaaagGGATTACACCAAGAAGAGTTAAGGATCACAATGGGTGTGGTAGAGAAATAGCAAAAGTGTGAAGTAATTCGACTCGCTAGTTTCCATTTTGGGCTTCTGACCAGCTTGTGTATATCCACAATCCCTGTTTATAAATGCTGTATAAAGTGGACACTGAAGGAGGAACCCAGAACCAAAACCTCACAGGGTTCCTAAAAGTTTAGGTCATGGCAATCCCTAGATTAGCCTACAGGTTGTTCAGGTTTTTAGGGGTCATCCCTAGTCCCCAGGGTCCTCGTTGTAAGAGATTTGTAAGAGCTGTCTTTGCAGTTAAATTGTAAAAAGAACGTAGGGAGATAGACATTATAAATGCAGTTTGAATGGTCAAAATCAATTTAGCCACTGTGGAGATAACAATGCCTGAAATGGAAGTTTCAGGGCATAGGTTTCAAGGAATAAAACATCAGTAGGCTGACCCATAACTGACCCATTGCTGAGAACATAAACCCCTTTGAAAGGTCTCCTTAATGTGTCATATTATGAGGATATTTAACTGGGGATCACAGGACCCAGCTGGGAACATAGATATGTTCATGATTTTTAGGCACACTGAAGGAGGGACTTTAGTGATGgcagactaaaatatctcaacaactattggatggatttcattgcagacattcatggtttcaagatgatgaatcctaatgacgtTGGTgttcccctgacttttcatctaatGCCTTCACCAGATGAAATAATTTTCATTTGTCCAATATGTTTGGTCATGCCCAAATActtgcaaatgttagcatgccaacacactaaactaaaatgGTGAACCTGGTAATCATTATACCTGCTTAGTATCAGCatgttgtcattgtgagcatgttagcatactgatgttagcattttgcACAGCTTCACAAGTTGCTAGcctggctgtagactcttattCTTGCTGTGAAAAAGTGCTGTAAAAGCGTCTTTAATGCAAATCAATTTGTAACTAACATCCTctgctaatgtgtgtgtgtgtgtgtgtgtgtgcgtgtgtgtgtgtgcgtgtcggtgtgtgtgtgtgttttactaaCAGACTGTACTGACGCTGAGCGCACTGCGGCGCTTCTTAACCGGCAGCAACACAAACTTGTTCACATGGCAACACCTGGATCCTCCCCAAGGCAATGCTCGAGCTACACCGTACCCCATCGCCAACGGAGCTACCATAGTAACAACCAACCCCTATCAAGCCCCGCCCTTCACTGAAACCCTGGACCCTCAGAAACTTACACAGCAGAGACCCATGGCTCCTGCCTTctagggacagacagacagaggtgtGAGTTAAACGTTGCTGCATACGACGCGGGCACGGACAACTTCATGCCTCGCTGATTAGTGGCTTTCCATTCTGTCCTGGGATTGGTGGGATTTGGTCATGTGATGATGTATGATCTATTTTCACAATGGCAACTGCTGGCTCAGCTTAGTTAGTTGTAACTCTCTGTGTCAAGAATAGTGTCTTCTTCTGttcatgcacacactcacacacacagatgtcgATGCACGCAAACACAGCTGTACTCACTCCCACCTGGATATATACATGTACAcctgaaaacacaaacacacacaccctgactGCATGTTCTTACGGTGAGGTGCAGATTAACTTAGATGTAGATCAGTGAAGATGCTCCATCTGACTTACAGAGGGAAACAAGGTCTTTAGTCAAGGAAATATGGAGGACAGAATagctgtgtatgtctgtttatCTGCTTCTGTTTGCCCTCACAGCCAGTCCGACCAATCATAAGCTGCCCTGCAGGAATGTGACGTCCAATTGGCTAAAattgagacagacaggcagcgtGAGCAATAGATTGCGAGGAAACAAGTGAATGGTGGCAGAGATGGGTACATTTTCTTGGCAAGAAAATAAAGGCAGGACAGCTTAATGCACTCTGAATGCTATAGTGTTTCAGTGTGAAATATTCatgtgattaaatattttattgttatatGCTGAAGTGGttaaatgaaatatgaaaaataaaatctatccACCACCACTGTCTAGTCTGCTTTTGTTCACATCTTCTCTCAATAACTTCCTCTTTGCTTCCTGCAATGGGAGAAACTCTTTTTGATGTAATTATATATTGAGACCAAGGAAGTGTTAGGCATATTAATCAACATCTGCTGTAGGATCCTATTTAGAAATGGTACTCGAGTTATGTTGAATTCattagcagcagcaggcagcagcTGTGCTGTATACTATATCTATTTTTGGATTAAGCGACTCATGTTGAAGACCTCAACAGAGTATATGAAGGATTCCTGAGGTTAAAAGTGACACATTTTCAAGAACTTTTGTAAGATCCTTTCCATACATTTTCTCATCGATACCTTGAGTTCTAACCTTTTAAATCAGCAAGAAACATTAACT is a window from the Perca fluviatilis chromosome 1, GENO_Pfluv_1.0, whole genome shotgun sequence genome containing:
- the LOC120565121 gene encoding synaptogyrin-3-like, coding for MDPARPYGAGKAGNVAFDPVAFFTHPRTILRLMSWVFSMVVFSCIVNEGYINIGSERLLCVFNNNADACNYGVTVGVACFLGSIFFLILDIYFPSISSVKDRRRAVLLDLVFSGLASFLWFVGFCFLANQWQDTSPDELPLAQGSDAARATIAFCFFSILTWTVLTLSALRRFLTGSNTNLFTWQHLDPPQGNARATPYPIANGATIVTTNPYQAPPFTETLDPQKLTQQRPMAPAF